A stretch of the Aphis gossypii isolate Hap1 chromosome 2, ASM2018417v2, whole genome shotgun sequence genome encodes the following:
- the LOC114120503 gene encoding prolactin regulatory element-binding protein, with amino-acid sequence MSQVVTTTNLPMYSIQTFLKNYILVAGGGGSSKTGITNGFEVFKINRDGKTISTTKVIRHDSGPNVIMNCCTNINGNTIYIAANENDSCRQYMADIVIEPTFHNGKAGKEINFKITTGSSVITDFSEDEPSQRIVKINYDGNLMVTGGTDGCIRLWNFPIVNSKDIPLKTYKSHTKEIDDIDVSPDGKFIVSVAKDGKAYHWNTVTNVHSPLIHPDPDNAKQIFKRCKFGVIGNKPIYNIYTIANGPKQKSYLQRWSENNKIIYELLFSEPTSALAVREDGLYIAVGTMYSGSVSIHEASNLKMIYNIKQAHAMFVTGLEFLNKDLMPDMKTAVLSISVDNRVCLHSVPSIKLVPYWKMLIIIHFILILFYFIIFIL; translated from the coding sequence atgtCTCAAGTGGTCACTACAACAAATCTGCCAATGTATTCAATTCAAACATTCCTCAAAAACTATATACTGGTGGCTGGTGGTGGTGGTTCTAGCAAAACTGGCATAACTAATGGatttgaagtatttaaaataaatagagatGGTAAAACTATATCAACAACAAAAGTCATTCGTCATGATAGCGGTCCAAATGTTATTATGAATTgttgtacaaatataaatggtaatacaatttatattgcaGCAAATGAAAATGATAGTTGTCGACAATATATGGCTGATATTGTAATAGAACCAACATTTCATAATGGTAAAGCTggtaaagaaattaattttaaaataacaacaggAAGTTCAGTAATAACAGACTTCAGTGAAGATGAACCCTCACAAAGGattgtgaaaattaattatgatggAAATTTAATGGTAACTGGAGGTACTGATGGATGCATTCGTCTTTGGAACTTTCCAATAGTTAATTCAAAAGATATAccattaaaaacatacaaatctCATACTAAAGAAATTGATGACATAGATGTAAGTCCTGATGGTAAGTTTATAGTAAGTGTTGCAAAAGATGGAAAAGCTTATCATTGGAATACTGTTACAAATGTACATTCACCTCTTATTCATCCAGATCCAGATAATGctaaacaaattttcaaaagatGTAAATTTGGTGTAATTGGAAATAAACcgatttataacatatataccaTTGCAAATGGTcctaaacaaaaatcataCTTACAAAGATggtcagaaaataataaaataatttacgagtTATTGTTTTCTGAGCCTACATCAGCACTAGCAGTGCGTGAAGATGGGTTGTATATTGCTGTGGGTACAATGTATTCAGGAAGTGTTAGTATACATGAAGCaagtaacttaaaaatgatctataatattaaacaagctCATGCTATGTTTGTTACGGGACtagaatttttgaataaagatTTAATGCCAGATATGAAAACAGCAGTATTATCAATATCAGTAGACAATCGTGTGTGTCTTCATAGTGTACCATCTATAAAATTAGTCCCGTATTGGAAAATgctcataataatacacttcatcctaatactattttattttattatttttatattgtaa